A single genomic interval of Candidatus Bathyarchaeota archaeon harbors:
- a CDS encoding arcadin 1 → MFRVRVNKIESIRDLDGNLGKRIELLEEREVNPYVLRPQSDEVKMAQDIMQALQTQMPFLPQRQQMGTPKIILFLTEHEYDNLAIAFDVNQVYEVVLENQSIRFKKV, encoded by the coding sequence TTGTTCCGCGTAAGAGTCAACAAAATCGAGTCTATCCGCGACTTGGACGGAAACCTTGGCAAAAGAATCGAGTTACTCGAAGAGCGAGAAGTGAACCCATACGTGCTGCGCCCCCAATCTGACGAAGTAAAGATGGCACAGGACATCATGCAGGCACTTCAAACACAGATGCCCTTTCTGCCTCAGCGCCAACAGATGGGAACACCTAAAATTATCCTCTTCCTAACAGAACATGAATACGACAACTTGGCAATAGCCTTTGACGTTAACCAAGTTTACGAGGTAGTTTTGGAGAATCAATCGATTCGGTTTAAGAAAGTTTAA
- a CDS encoding type II toxin-antitoxin system PemK/MazF family toxin produces MKGKIVLITFPFTDLTSTKLRPALVLYESEKDVMVVFISSRKAKATSKDVMIAEKHPEFKQTGLKVDSFLKIEKIATLSKRLIVGELGHVGPKLRKEINSKVTKALKL; encoded by the coding sequence TTGAAGGGTAAGATAGTTCTAATTACGTTTCCATTCACCGATTTAACCTCTACTAAACTGAGACCTGCACTTGTTTTATACGAAAGCGAAAAAGACGTCATGGTAGTCTTCATTTCATCGAGAAAAGCAAAAGCCACCTCTAAAGACGTCATGATTGCTGAAAAGCACCCAGAATTCAAGCAAACTGGACTAAAGGTAGATTCATTTTTGAAGATTGAAAAAATAGCAACTCTATCCAAAAGGTTAATTGTAGGAGAATTAGGGCATGTTGGCCCTAAACTTAGGAAGGAAATAAACAGTAAGGTAACAAAAGCACTCAAACTCTAA
- a CDS encoding ABC transporter permease, with amino-acid sequence MTAKTVINHSLRIAWKDLMELFRNRLGLVLLVVMPLFMMVMVGFIYPSGGVSISNMPIAVVNEDTGFSGSTIPSQTFITTLQGINNQTGMMTLTTASSLDEVKDLVQRGELSGGIVIPSNFSQSIYSGQQGTVIIVTDQSNPQISATIQSVLTSVFDEMGTMMAQQQVQSMNPALNATSALAVVKPLNVQTQGVVPGNPSYFDFVAPGIMAMTVMMSVMTGLPVAISQEKEIGTMDGMMVAPVNRLSILLGKTLAQTARGLIQGVIILALAIGIFGVTIQGSILLVFALLLLGVFSFVGLGIVITSFTKDQETAQMLMMTVMFPMMFLSGVFFPIQQMPAFMQTISSFLPLTYASSALRKVMVLGAGVPQISTELIILVAFGIVMIAIALPVFRRMMTR; translated from the coding sequence ATGACAGCAAAAACCGTAATTAACCACAGCCTTCGAATTGCTTGGAAAGACTTAATGGAGCTTTTCCGTAACCGACTAGGCTTAGTCTTGCTTGTTGTGATGCCTCTGTTTATGATGGTTATGGTTGGCTTCATCTACCCCTCAGGCGGTGTGAGCATAAGCAACATGCCCATCGCAGTCGTAAACGAGGACACAGGTTTTAGTGGCTCCACGATTCCAAGCCAAACCTTCATCACGACACTTCAGGGCATAAACAACCAAACAGGGATGATGACCCTCACCACCGCGTCCAGTTTGGATGAAGTTAAGGATTTGGTGCAGCGGGGCGAACTCAGTGGCGGCATAGTCATCCCAAGCAACTTTAGTCAATCCATCTATAGCGGACAGCAGGGAACCGTAATTATCGTGACTGATCAGTCTAACCCGCAGATTTCCGCAACCATCCAAAGCGTCCTTACAAGTGTATTCGACGAAATGGGCACTATGATGGCACAGCAGCAGGTACAATCTATGAATCCTGCGCTTAATGCGACTTCTGCGTTGGCAGTGGTTAAACCCCTTAACGTTCAGACACAGGGTGTTGTGCCGGGTAACCCAAGCTACTTCGATTTCGTCGCGCCAGGCATCATGGCTATGACTGTTATGATGAGTGTGATGACAGGGTTGCCTGTGGCGATTTCTCAGGAGAAAGAGATCGGCACCATGGATGGCATGATGGTTGCTCCAGTGAATCGCCTCTCGATTCTGTTGGGCAAGACTTTGGCGCAGACTGCCCGAGGCTTAATCCAAGGAGTCATCATCTTAGCGCTGGCAATAGGTATATTCGGGGTCACCATACAGGGCAGCATATTGCTTGTGTTTGCGTTGCTGCTGTTGGGTGTGTTTAGCTTTGTCGGTTTAGGCATAGTCATCACATCTTTCACCAAAGACCAAGAAACCGCCCAGATGCTCATGATGACCGTGATGTTTCCGATGATGTTCCTAAGCGGAGTGTTCTTCCCAATTCAGCAGATGCCTGCCTTTATGCAAACTATCTCAAGCTTCCTACCGTTGACGTACGCTTCAAGTGCGCTACGCAAGGTGATGGTGCTTGGGGCGGGTGTTCCGCAGATATCCACTGAACTAATAATCTTGGTAGCGTTCGGTATAGTAATGATAGCTATCGCGCTGCCTGTTTTCCGAAGAATGATGACAAGATAG
- a CDS encoding sulfide/dihydroorotate dehydrogenase-like FAD/NAD-binding protein → MYKIVSKTELVPKIKLFEVEAPEIAAKARPGQFLIVIHGEKGERIPLTICGYDTKKGTISFAFHEVGKTTKDLGKLSVGEEIDNVTGPLGNPSEIKKFGKVLCVGGSVMIAPLLLQSKAMKEAGNSVTTVLGARSEPFIMLEEEAKKYSDEVIIATDDGSKGYKGLDFLKELLKKEKFDRCVVMGPVILMKDVSEITKPYNIPTMVTLTPIMIDGMGMCGVCRVTVGGKMLFGCVDGAEFDGHQVDFDELIMRQRTMLPEERLSSVLAEISGGCKCGRNKA, encoded by the coding sequence ATGTACAAGATAGTTAGCAAAACCGAGTTAGTTCCAAAAATCAAGCTCTTCGAAGTGGAAGCTCCAGAAATCGCTGCCAAAGCACGTCCAGGGCAGTTCTTGATTGTTATCCACGGTGAAAAAGGGGAACGTATACCCTTAACCATCTGTGGTTACGACACCAAAAAAGGCACGATATCTTTTGCTTTCCACGAAGTCGGCAAAACTACAAAAGACCTTGGCAAACTTTCAGTAGGTGAAGAAATCGACAACGTCACGGGTCCGCTGGGCAATCCTTCGGAAATCAAAAAATTCGGCAAGGTGCTTTGCGTCGGTGGCAGCGTCATGATTGCGCCTCTTCTTTTGCAGTCTAAAGCCATGAAGGAAGCAGGTAACTCTGTTACTACGGTGCTGGGTGCGCGTTCAGAGCCTTTTATTATGCTTGAGGAGGAAGCTAAGAAGTACAGTGACGAAGTAATCATAGCCACTGACGATGGCTCTAAAGGCTACAAGGGTTTAGATTTTCTCAAAGAGCTCTTAAAGAAAGAAAAGTTTGACCGATGCGTGGTTATGGGTCCAGTAATACTTATGAAGGATGTCAGCGAAATCACCAAACCCTACAACATACCTACAATGGTTACCCTAACGCCGATAATGATTGACGGCATGGGTATGTGTGGTGTCTGCCGTGTAACTGTAGGCGGCAAGATGCTTTTTGGCTGCGTGGATGGCGCCGAGTTTGACGGGCACCAAGTTGACTTTGACGAATTAATCATGCGACAAAGAACTATGCTTCCTGAAGAAAGGTTAAGCAGTGTTTTAGCAGAAATCAGTGGAGGTTGCAAGTGTGGCAGAAACAAAGCCTAA
- a CDS encoding hydrogenase iron-sulfur subunit, which yields MSEKCLAVVEVNQDLCSRCYVCQSICPYQAIKRDDEGKVNINIEECQVCGICYSACPASAIKMQYYTYDNLTDYLKQAQAKSPRTETLVLMCRGNSPNTGEVKDILKEQNLKIDNYLSLRLPCAGRVPTDFVFEALNMGIKNIVSIQCEDPFCRYKEGTKINTRRLTLAKNVLKQLGFDENAVRVIKFSRKAVYDVLECVGCDKCIFICPYKALEFEPFATPKVIEEKCVGCGACQLVCPHHAIQVKGFEFENVLKRYGESGQKVAMQGKGPAVLAFICQWSEFSALDNPNKAFEGKNILALEVPCFKSLDPVHVVNALSCGFEGVIAVVCSSKDCKLQEGRDTAERNLGVILDVLKKKNLLERFQLYEESPRCQGDFEQKLNEFYQKIASLPKEAKVEAKAECTR from the coding sequence ATGAGTGAGAAATGTCTCGCTGTAGTTGAGGTTAATCAGGACTTATGCAGCAGATGTTACGTTTGCCAATCCATCTGCCCCTACCAAGCCATCAAACGTGACGACGAAGGCAAAGTAAACATCAACATCGAAGAATGCCAAGTTTGCGGCATCTGTTATAGTGCTTGTCCAGCTTCTGCCATAAAAATGCAGTACTACACCTACGACAACTTGACTGATTACTTAAAGCAAGCTCAGGCGAAGTCGCCTAGAACTGAAACGTTAGTTTTGATGTGCCGTGGCAACTCTCCAAACACAGGCGAAGTCAAAGACATACTCAAAGAACAGAACCTCAAAATTGACAATTACCTTTCCCTCAGGTTGCCATGCGCGGGCAGAGTTCCAACAGACTTTGTCTTTGAAGCCCTAAACATGGGCATAAAAAACATTGTTTCCATCCAATGTGAGGACCCCTTCTGCCGCTACAAAGAAGGCACCAAAATCAACACCCGCAGATTAACCCTCGCAAAAAACGTCCTCAAACAACTTGGCTTCGACGAAAACGCTGTTCGAGTCATCAAATTCTCCCGCAAAGCAGTCTACGACGTACTGGAGTGTGTGGGCTGCGACAAATGCATCTTTATTTGCCCCTACAAAGCCTTAGAGTTCGAGCCCTTTGCAACACCTAAAGTCATCGAAGAAAAATGTGTTGGATGCGGTGCTTGCCAACTGGTTTGCCCCCACCACGCCATACAAGTCAAAGGCTTCGAATTTGAAAACGTGCTTAAACGCTATGGCGAATCTGGGCAGAAAGTGGCGATGCAGGGTAAAGGACCTGCAGTTCTCGCGTTTATTTGTCAGTGGTCAGAGTTTTCTGCACTTGACAACCCCAACAAGGCGTTTGAAGGCAAAAACATCTTGGCGCTTGAGGTTCCTTGCTTCAAATCACTCGACCCTGTGCATGTCGTGAACGCGTTAAGCTGCGGTTTTGAAGGAGTCATAGCTGTTGTTTGCTCTTCAAAAGACTGCAAGTTACAGGAAGGTCGTGACACTGCAGAGCGCAACTTGGGAGTAATTCTCGATGTTCTCAAAAAGAAGAATCTGCTTGAGCGGTTCCAACTCTACGAGGAGTCGCCGAGATGTCAAGGAGATTTCGAGCAGAAGCTTAATGAGTTCTACCAGAAAATCGCAAGTTTACCTAAAGAAGCAAAAGTGGAGGCTAAAGCGGAATGTACAAGATAG
- a CDS encoding FMN-binding glutamate synthase family protein, with protein MVDFRKKSLGEDEENYQAMVDLSRVADKGDSPLSSMGSIKKMPFSLQDLHFVPAQVQRIPLNIDEKVNTEIVIGPKAASPLKASTPIMFSGMSYGAVSKKIRLILATVASKLNVAVNSGEDVVLPEEIELAQKHLIIQYSPIRFESAQNALKRCSGVEIRFGQGAYPGWLSRLPGSKMTGEVAALFGRKEGEDEFTPAHHPDITNSLELKEKVRWLKETTGGVPVGAKIGCGNVEADVEMLAECGVDFIALDGFGAGTGATELFVREHVGLPLVAALPRADRHLRKIGKRDSLTLIAGGGLRSSADFAKCLALGADAVYIGTAALIAINCQQYRVCHTGLCPTGVTTNDPVLLERLDVAEGIRRLTNFMTVSTREMANYARIVGKNDVRLLGKEDLVALKRDLAELTGVNWLDGKPKSN; from the coding sequence TTGGTTGATTTTCGCAAGAAATCTTTAGGGGAAGACGAAGAAAACTACCAGGCAATGGTTGACTTAAGCAGGGTTGCAGACAAAGGTGACAGCCCCCTGTCCTCGATGGGTTCAATCAAAAAAATGCCCTTCTCCCTTCAAGACCTGCATTTCGTGCCCGCCCAAGTACAAAGAATCCCCCTTAACATAGACGAAAAAGTCAACACCGAAATCGTCATAGGACCAAAAGCAGCCAGCCCCCTCAAAGCATCAACTCCCATAATGTTTAGCGGTATGAGTTACGGTGCAGTCTCCAAAAAAATCCGCCTCATTTTGGCAACCGTTGCTTCAAAACTCAATGTCGCCGTTAACTCTGGTGAAGACGTTGTGCTTCCCGAAGAGATAGAGTTAGCCCAAAAACACCTTATCATACAGTACTCGCCAATAAGGTTTGAATCTGCCCAAAACGCTCTAAAGCGGTGTTCAGGGGTGGAAATCCGCTTCGGGCAAGGTGCGTATCCGGGTTGGTTGAGTCGTTTGCCGGGTTCAAAAATGACTGGGGAAGTGGCGGCGCTTTTTGGGCGAAAAGAAGGCGAGGACGAATTTACTCCTGCTCATCACCCCGACATCACCAATAGCTTGGAGCTTAAAGAGAAGGTGCGGTGGCTAAAGGAGACTACTGGGGGCGTTCCTGTTGGAGCTAAAATCGGCTGCGGCAACGTAGAAGCCGACGTGGAGATGCTTGCCGAGTGCGGGGTGGATTTTATTGCGCTTGACGGCTTTGGAGCGGGAACGGGTGCAACGGAGCTTTTTGTGCGGGAACATGTTGGGTTGCCCCTTGTTGCTGCGTTGCCTCGAGCTGATAGGCACTTGAGGAAAATTGGGAAACGGGACAGCCTCACTTTGATTGCTGGAGGCGGTTTGAGGTCGTCTGCTGACTTCGCTAAGTGCCTTGCGTTAGGTGCAGACGCCGTGTACATCGGCACCGCTGCTTTGATTGCCATAAACTGTCAACAGTACCGCGTTTGCCACACAGGACTCTGCCCTACAGGAGTAACTACAAACGACCCCGTGTTGCTTGAGCGGCTAGATGTAGCGGAAGGTATCAGGCGATTAACCAACTTTATGACGGTTTCCACTCGGGAAATGGCGAATTATGCGAGAATTGTGGGGAAAAATGATGTTCGGCTGTTGGGGAAGGAAGACCTTGTGGCGCTCAAGCGGGATTTGGCGGAGTTAACTGGGGTTAACTGGCTTGATGGCAAACCCAAAAGCAACTAG
- a CDS encoding flavodoxin family protein, which translates to MKILGLVGSPRKNSNTDLLVSAVLAGAAKNKHTTQKVYLYNVEIAPCIDCKACKKGNFRCVLKDGMQKLYPKIQNADVIVFGTPLYWYGPSAKMKLFLDRLRPFIASKKLKDKKAVLLVPSEEGADACNHTVGMFNMSLGYLEMTLISVLLPKATERAELKAQPDVLHQAQTIGKHIK; encoded by the coding sequence ATGAAGATTCTGGGGTTAGTGGGCAGTCCACGTAAAAACAGCAACACAGACTTGCTGGTGTCAGCCGTTCTCGCAGGCGCAGCCAAAAACAAACACACAACCCAAAAAGTGTACCTATACAACGTGGAAATAGCGCCATGCATCGATTGCAAAGCATGCAAAAAAGGCAACTTCCGCTGTGTGCTCAAGGACGGCATGCAAAAGCTTTACCCAAAAATCCAAAACGCAGACGTTATAGTTTTTGGCACGCCACTCTACTGGTATGGTCCGTCAGCAAAAATGAAACTGTTCCTTGACCGATTACGCCCATTCATAGCCTCAAAGAAGCTCAAAGACAAAAAAGCCGTGCTCTTGGTTCCGTCTGAAGAAGGTGCAGACGCATGCAACCACACCGTGGGCATGTTTAACATGTCTTTGGGGTATTTGGAGATGACTTTGATAAGCGTTTTATTACCTAAAGCCACAGAACGCGCGGAACTAAAAGCTCAGCCTGATGTACTGCATCAAGCGCAAACAATAGGGAAACACATCAAATAG
- a CDS encoding acylphosphatase: MNVRAHLLVNGRVQGVYFRQNTKTQAQRHGVKGWVKNLEDGRVEAVFEGDESAVKALVEFCHKGPAGAVVTAVSVEWQPFKAEFKTFDILY; the protein is encoded by the coding sequence ATGAACGTACGTGCACACCTACTCGTAAATGGCAGAGTCCAAGGCGTATATTTTAGACAAAACACAAAAACCCAAGCACAACGTCACGGCGTCAAAGGCTGGGTAAAGAACCTTGAGGATGGCAGGGTTGAAGCAGTTTTTGAGGGCGACGAATCCGCGGTTAAAGCGCTGGTGGAGTTTTGCCATAAAGGTCCAGCTGGCGCTGTGGTAACTGCGGTTTCTGTGGAGTGGCAGCCGTTTAAGGCAGAATTCAAAACTTTCGACATACTCTACTAA
- the trxB gene encoding thioredoxin-disulfide reductase, translating to MDNWDVIIVGAGSAGLAAAIYAVRSGLKTLVLDEKFAGGTIADAPTIVNYPGFVSISGGELAQKMADHARALGANIHDIEAVTALDLKGETKTVTTTGASYTAKAVIIATGSHYKEIGAKGEKEFRGRGVSYCGVCDGPFFKGKKVVVVGGGNSSCITTLYLSGLASQVTVIHRRDVFRAEESLVNDLKAKTNVNILWNTEIREIKGDRQVRSVTLIDNSTGQISELAVDAVFVQVGEAPNSQLANAAGVEVDEHGYIKIDMHQRTNLEGVYAAGDVTNHPVKQVGTAVGQGITAALEAYAFIRRPYYKK from the coding sequence ATGGATAATTGGGATGTCATTATCGTCGGTGCAGGTTCAGCGGGACTCGCCGCAGCGATTTACGCTGTTAGAAGTGGATTGAAAACTTTGGTTTTGGATGAGAAATTCGCTGGAGGCACCATCGCAGATGCCCCCACAATCGTCAATTACCCCGGTTTTGTCTCCATAAGCGGCGGCGAGTTGGCGCAGAAGATGGCTGACCACGCACGCGCCCTTGGTGCCAACATTCATGACATTGAAGCCGTAACCGCCCTAGACCTTAAAGGCGAAACCAAAACAGTAACAACCACAGGTGCATCTTACACCGCCAAAGCCGTCATCATCGCCACTGGCTCACATTACAAAGAGATTGGTGCTAAAGGCGAGAAAGAGTTCCGCGGTAGAGGTGTTAGCTACTGTGGAGTGTGTGATGGGCCCTTCTTTAAGGGCAAAAAGGTGGTGGTTGTTGGCGGCGGCAATTCGTCCTGTATTACCACTCTTTACCTTTCAGGTTTAGCCTCTCAAGTTACAGTTATTCACAGACGGGATGTTTTTCGTGCAGAAGAATCGCTTGTAAACGACCTTAAAGCCAAAACAAACGTCAACATCCTCTGGAACACGGAAATCCGAGAAATCAAAGGCGACCGCCAAGTCCGCTCCGTCACCTTAATCGACAACTCAACTGGGCAAATCAGCGAGTTAGCGGTGGATGCGGTGTTTGTGCAGGTCGGCGAAGCACCCAACAGTCAATTGGCAAACGCTGCAGGTGTAGAAGTCGACGAGCATGGCTACATCAAAATCGACATGCACCAACGCACCAACCTCGAAGGGGTGTACGCGGCTGGAGACGTAACAAATCACCCCGTCAAGCAGGTTGGTACAGCGGTTGGGCAGGGTATCACGGCGGCGCTTGAAGCATACGCCTTCATAAGGCGGCCATACTACAAGAAATAG
- a CDS encoding PadR family transcriptional regulator codes for MAKYKYYRITLYISNLMKPQTEDATTQNWLKEAQKGYIRLGVLILLSRKPSHGYEIMKEINNRTSGFWRPTPGGVYPILRDLETSGFIKGQWQTQKNRRLKIYTITKPGNAIMRRAIVKQTEIFNNISNLFNEFARDVLNVETSGMPFPPTPFSAFLDENKNCKENLQQLENRRKHALENIKSLKEQLKQIDSQIAQLKKQANPNTKPTENGTKAP; via the coding sequence GTGGCAAAATATAAGTATTACCGAATAACACTATATATTTCGAACTTGATGAAACCACAAACCGAAGACGCAACCACCCAAAACTGGCTCAAAGAAGCCCAAAAAGGCTACATCCGACTCGGAGTCCTCATTCTACTCAGCAGAAAACCCTCACACGGCTACGAAATCATGAAAGAAATCAACAACCGCACAAGCGGCTTCTGGCGACCCACACCCGGAGGAGTCTACCCCATACTCCGCGATTTAGAAACGTCAGGCTTCATCAAAGGACAGTGGCAAACCCAAAAAAACCGCAGACTCAAAATCTATACAATCACAAAACCTGGCAACGCAATCATGCGACGTGCCATAGTTAAGCAGACCGAGATTTTTAACAACATCAGTAACCTGTTTAACGAGTTCGCACGCGATGTACTTAACGTAGAAACTTCAGGTATGCCTTTTCCACCTACACCTTTCAGCGCGTTTTTAGATGAGAACAAAAACTGTAAAGAAAACCTCCAGCAACTAGAAAACAGACGAAAGCACGCTTTAGAAAACATCAAATCCCTCAAAGAGCAGCTAAAGCAAATCGACAGCCAAATTGCGCAACTCAAAAAACAAGCCAACCCAAACACTAAGCCAACAGAAAACGGCACCAAAGCCCCTTGA
- the gltA gene encoding NADPH-dependent glutamate synthase has protein sequence MAKQDPKVRAKNFSEVALGYTEAEAQEEASRCLQCPNPMCRQGCPVEVPIPQFIKCIKEKKYAEGIQIIKTKNALPAVCGRVCPQETQCQAKCVIGRMGEPVSIGRLERFLADWERDNGYQIPPKEPPTGKKVAVIGAGPAGLTVAADLAKLGHQVTMFEALHVGGGVLSYGIPEFRLPKAIVNNEVNYVQKLGVDLRLGNLIGRIHTIPELMKEGGYDAVFIGSGAGLPTFTGCPGENLGGIYSANEFLIRVNLMKAFQFPEYDTPIRIGKHVVVIGGGNVAMDCARSSMRLGSSVCLLYRRSRDELPARHEEIENAEEEGLVCKFLAAPVEFYGDSKGWVKAMKCIAMELTEPDAKGRRGVKAIPGSEFIMETDTVIIAIGQTPNPIIQRTTDGLQSDPRHGTICVNEVGKTSLDGVYAGGDVATGAATVISAMGAGKRAAKAMHEYLMNKK, from the coding sequence ATGGCAAAACAAGACCCCAAAGTAAGGGCGAAAAACTTTAGCGAAGTCGCCTTAGGTTACACTGAAGCGGAAGCTCAAGAAGAAGCCAGTCGCTGCCTGCAGTGCCCAAACCCCATGTGCCGCCAAGGGTGCCCCGTTGAGGTCCCAATCCCCCAGTTCATTAAATGTATCAAAGAGAAGAAGTACGCGGAAGGCATCCAAATCATTAAAACCAAAAACGCCCTTCCAGCAGTTTGCGGTCGTGTTTGCCCACAGGAGACGCAGTGTCAAGCTAAATGTGTCATCGGCAGAATGGGTGAACCTGTAAGTATCGGTCGGCTTGAGAGGTTTTTAGCTGACTGGGAACGCGACAACGGCTACCAGATTCCTCCAAAAGAGCCACCGACAGGCAAAAAAGTGGCCGTTATCGGTGCAGGCCCAGCGGGTTTAACTGTTGCAGCAGACCTTGCCAAACTCGGCCACCAAGTCACCATGTTTGAAGCGCTTCACGTCGGCGGTGGTGTGCTCTCTTATGGCATCCCAGAGTTCCGTTTACCTAAAGCCATCGTAAACAACGAAGTTAACTACGTCCAGAAACTCGGCGTTGACCTACGACTCGGCAACTTAATCGGCAGAATCCACACAATCCCTGAACTCATGAAAGAAGGCGGCTACGACGCAGTCTTCATCGGCAGCGGCGCAGGCTTACCGACATTCACTGGTTGCCCAGGCGAAAACCTCGGAGGCATCTATAGCGCCAACGAATTCCTCATCCGCGTAAACCTCATGAAAGCCTTCCAATTCCCCGAATACGACACCCCAATTCGCATAGGCAAACACGTCGTGGTCATCGGCGGCGGCAACGTAGCAATGGACTGCGCAAGAAGCAGCATGAGACTGGGTTCATCAGTTTGCTTACTGTATAGACGTTCACGTGACGAATTACCTGCAAGACATGAAGAAATCGAAAACGCCGAAGAAGAAGGCTTAGTCTGCAAGTTCCTCGCAGCACCCGTCGAATTCTATGGGGACTCTAAAGGCTGGGTTAAAGCCATGAAATGCATCGCTATGGAACTTACCGAGCCAGATGCAAAGGGCAGACGCGGAGTCAAAGCGATTCCAGGCAGCGAATTCATCATGGAAACCGATACCGTAATCATCGCCATCGGGCAAACACCGAACCCAATCATACAGCGCACAACCGACGGTTTACAAAGTGATCCCAGACACGGCACTATATGCGTTAACGAAGTCGGCAAAACCAGCCTCGACGGAGTCTACGCAGGCGGCGACGTCGCGACAGGTGCAGCAACAGTCATCAGTGCAATGGGCGCAGGCAAACGTGCGGCAAAAGCCATGCACGAATACTTGATGAACAAAAAATAG
- a CDS encoding ABC transporter ATP-binding protein: protein MDDTNIIEAKNLTKTFGKFTAVDDISFTVKKGEIFGLLGPNGAGKSTTLRMLSTLSRPTKGTATIGGYDTVKNDMEVRKLIGIVSEKMIIYNRLTAKENLYFFGNLYNIPKDTLTKRIDELLELVKLTKWKDTQVGTFSTGMRQRMNVVRALLNMPQVLFLDEPTLGLDPQSSVEIREFVKKLNQEQGTTVVLTTHMMVDADLLCDRIAIVDHGKIISLDTSTNLKKIISGADTMIIKLEVANLTQDIITAIRGLKCVDAVTQENSLSLHIIVHGEEAFDNIVDIVRSRNGKITSMANLQPTLEDVFLHITGHEVRDSADQKIPMEHGPKEFRPQRRVR, encoded by the coding sequence TTGGACGACACCAACATCATCGAAGCAAAAAACCTAACCAAAACCTTCGGCAAATTCACCGCCGTAGACGACATATCCTTCACCGTTAAAAAAGGCGAAATCTTCGGGCTCTTGGGCCCCAACGGCGCAGGCAAAAGCACCACACTCCGCATGCTCTCCACGCTTTCCCGCCCCACAAAAGGCACAGCCACAATCGGCGGCTACGACACCGTAAAAAACGACATGGAAGTCCGAAAACTCATAGGCATAGTCAGCGAAAAAATGATCATCTACAACCGCTTAACCGCCAAAGAAAACCTCTACTTCTTTGGCAACCTCTACAACATCCCCAAAGACACCCTCACAAAAAGAATCGACGAACTCCTTGAACTCGTCAAACTTACTAAATGGAAAGACACCCAAGTCGGCACCTTCTCCACAGGCATGCGGCAGCGAATGAACGTTGTACGTGCTTTGTTGAATATGCCGCAGGTGCTGTTTTTGGATGAGCCGACGTTGGGTTTGGACCCGCAGTCTTCGGTGGAAATTCGCGAGTTCGTCAAAAAACTCAACCAAGAACAAGGCACCACAGTCGTGTTAACGACGCACATGATGGTTGATGCAGATTTGCTCTGCGACCGTATCGCTATAGTGGACCACGGTAAAATCATTTCGCTTGACACTTCCACTAATCTAAAGAAGATAATTTCTGGAGCAGACACCATGATAATCAAGCTTGAAGTCGCCAATCTCACTCAGGACATAATTACCGCGATTCGTGGACTCAAATGTGTAGACGCTGTCACACAAGAGAATTCACTTTCCCTGCACATAATCGTGCATGGCGAAGAAGCCTTCGACAACATAGTTGACATTGTTAGGTCACGTAATGGGAAAATTACCTCGATGGCAAACCTCCAACCTACATTAGAGGACGTGTTTTTGCACATAACTGGGCACGAAGTTCGCGATAGCGCTGACCAGAAAATTCCAATGGAGCATGGTCCAAAAGAGTTCCGACCTCAAAGGAGAGTAAGGTGA